A part of Cannabis sativa cultivar Pink pepper isolate KNU-18-1 chromosome 6, ASM2916894v1, whole genome shotgun sequence genomic DNA contains:
- the LOC115694831 gene encoding uncharacterized protein LOC115694831 isoform X6, with product MQLDVDLLDDFLSDSKTNNTGHKFRPKMKAQPRKGGTRGVASGFSNLMDRTVLCSIEEDPSLSAVQDSLQSENVVTDGNGDWQSSLGKSLGENADIFSVLECLDDFITETTCDLAGSETSKPQSKVHTNENLSFPADPSFDSSSFTICDVAPSQICSDYHSTQDPVSFSNTTVSDEPEEAQSNDGRSKTMVAENLFDFEVYEGNVASGQCAGKFQPNPKLGKGKKKPSTREPQAEVSSGVPYVHNVPQVNSILEFPSEEPTNFAKATYSEVVEDDPVVEEVSQMVLEEAKDLLLLCRKLKKI from the exons ATGCAGCTTGATGtggatcttttggatgatttcCTCTCTGATTCCAAGACAAATAACA caggTCATAAGTTCCGGCCTAAGATGAAGGCTCAGCCTCGAAAGGGCGGAACTAGAGGAGTTGCGTCcggtttttcaaatttaatggaCAGAACAGTTTTATGCTCTATCGAGGAGGATCCTTCGCTGTCAGCTGTCCAGGACTCTTTGCAATCAGAGAATGTGGTTACAGATGGAAATGGGGATTGGCAATCTAGCTTGGGGAAATCCTTAGGAGAG AATGCAGACATATTTTCTGTGTTGGAATGTCTTGATGATTTTATTACTGAAACTACATGTGATTTAG CAGGGAGTGAGACGAGCAAGCCACAGTCTAAGGTTCATACGAACGAAAATTTGAGTTTTCCTGCTGATCCATCATTTGACTCTTCATCATTTACAATATGTGATGTTGCACCATCTCAAATTTGTTCTGATTATCATTCAACACAAGATCCAGTGTCCTTCAGTAATACTACTGTTTCTGACGAACCAGAGGAAGCTCAGAGTAACGATGGAAGGTCAAAAACAATG GTTGCTGAGAACTTGTTTGATTTCGAAGTGTATGAGGGAAATGTTGCATCTG GTCAATGTGCTGGCAAATTTCAACCCAACCCCAAGTTGGGGAAAGGGAAAAAGAAACCTAGTACAAGGGAACCTCAAGCTGAAGTTAGTTCTGGTGTGCCTTATGTCCATAATGTTCCTCAAGTGAACTCTATCTTGGAATTTCCAAGTGAAG AACCAACCAATTTTGCAAAAGCTACCTACTCAGAAGTGGTAGAAGATGACCCTGTAGTGGAAGAAGTG AGCCAAATGGTCTTAGAAGAAGCCAAAGATCTTCTGCTGCTATGCAGGAAATTGAAGAAGATTTAG
- the LOC115694831 gene encoding uncharacterized protein LOC115694831 isoform X2, whose product MQLDVDLLDDFLSDSKTNNTGHKFRPKMKAQPRKGGTRGVASGFSNLMDRTVLCSIEEDPSLSAVQDSLQSENVVTDGNGDWQSSLGKSLGENADIFSVLECLDDFITETTCDLAGSETSKPQSKVHTNENLSFPADPSFDSSSFTICDVAPSQICSDYHSTQDPVSFSNTTVSDEPEEAQSNDGRSKTMVAENLFDFEVYEGNVASGQCAGKFQPNPKLGKGKKKPSTREPQAEVSSGVPYVHNVPQVNSILEFPSEGDAEPTNFAKATYSEVVEDDPVVEEVSQMVLEEAKDLLLLCRKLKKI is encoded by the exons ATGCAGCTTGATGtggatcttttggatgatttcCTCTCTGATTCCAAGACAAATAACA caggTCATAAGTTCCGGCCTAAGATGAAGGCTCAGCCTCGAAAGGGCGGAACTAGAGGAGTTGCGTCcggtttttcaaatttaatggaCAGAACAGTTTTATGCTCTATCGAGGAGGATCCTTCGCTGTCAGCTGTCCAGGACTCTTTGCAATCAGAGAATGTGGTTACAGATGGAAATGGGGATTGGCAATCTAGCTTGGGGAAATCCTTAGGAGAG AATGCAGACATATTTTCTGTGTTGGAATGTCTTGATGATTTTATTACTGAAACTACATGTGATTTAG CAGGGAGTGAGACGAGCAAGCCACAGTCTAAGGTTCATACGAACGAAAATTTGAGTTTTCCTGCTGATCCATCATTTGACTCTTCATCATTTACAATATGTGATGTTGCACCATCTCAAATTTGTTCTGATTATCATTCAACACAAGATCCAGTGTCCTTCAGTAATACTACTGTTTCTGACGAACCAGAGGAAGCTCAGAGTAACGATGGAAGGTCAAAAACAATG GTTGCTGAGAACTTGTTTGATTTCGAAGTGTATGAGGGAAATGTTGCATCTG GTCAATGTGCTGGCAAATTTCAACCCAACCCCAAGTTGGGGAAAGGGAAAAAGAAACCTAGTACAAGGGAACCTCAAGCTGAAGTTAGTTCTGGTGTGCCTTATGTCCATAATGTTCCTCAAGTGAACTCTATCTTGGAATTTCCAAGTGAAG GGGATGCAGAACCAACCAATTTTGCAAAAGCTACCTACTCAGAAGTGGTAGAAGATGACCCTGTAGTGGAAGAAGTG AGCCAAATGGTCTTAGAAGAAGCCAAAGATCTTCTGCTGCTATGCAGGAAATTGAAGAAGATTTAG
- the LOC115694831 gene encoding uncharacterized protein LOC115694831 isoform X4: MQLDVDLLDDFLSDSKTNNSHKFRPKMKAQPRKGGTRGVASGFSNLMDRTVLCSIEEDPSLSAVQDSLQSENVVTDGNGDWQSSLGKSLGENADIFSVLECLDDFITETTCDLAGSETSKPQSKVHTNENLSFPADPSFDSSSFTICDVAPSQICSDYHSTQDPVSFSNTTVSDEPEEAQSNDGRSKTMVAENLFDFEVYEGNVASGQCAGKFQPNPKLGKGKKKPSTREPQAEVSSGVPYVHNVPQVNSILEFPSEGDAEPTNFAKATYSEVVEDDPVVEEVSQMVLEEAKDLLLLCRKLKKI; this comes from the exons ATGCAGCTTGATGtggatcttttggatgatttcCTCTCTGATTCCAAGACAAATAACA gTCATAAGTTCCGGCCTAAGATGAAGGCTCAGCCTCGAAAGGGCGGAACTAGAGGAGTTGCGTCcggtttttcaaatttaatggaCAGAACAGTTTTATGCTCTATCGAGGAGGATCCTTCGCTGTCAGCTGTCCAGGACTCTTTGCAATCAGAGAATGTGGTTACAGATGGAAATGGGGATTGGCAATCTAGCTTGGGGAAATCCTTAGGAGAG AATGCAGACATATTTTCTGTGTTGGAATGTCTTGATGATTTTATTACTGAAACTACATGTGATTTAG CAGGGAGTGAGACGAGCAAGCCACAGTCTAAGGTTCATACGAACGAAAATTTGAGTTTTCCTGCTGATCCATCATTTGACTCTTCATCATTTACAATATGTGATGTTGCACCATCTCAAATTTGTTCTGATTATCATTCAACACAAGATCCAGTGTCCTTCAGTAATACTACTGTTTCTGACGAACCAGAGGAAGCTCAGAGTAACGATGGAAGGTCAAAAACAATG GTTGCTGAGAACTTGTTTGATTTCGAAGTGTATGAGGGAAATGTTGCATCTG GTCAATGTGCTGGCAAATTTCAACCCAACCCCAAGTTGGGGAAAGGGAAAAAGAAACCTAGTACAAGGGAACCTCAAGCTGAAGTTAGTTCTGGTGTGCCTTATGTCCATAATGTTCCTCAAGTGAACTCTATCTTGGAATTTCCAAGTGAAG GGGATGCAGAACCAACCAATTTTGCAAAAGCTACCTACTCAGAAGTGGTAGAAGATGACCCTGTAGTGGAAGAAGTG AGCCAAATGGTCTTAGAAGAAGCCAAAGATCTTCTGCTGCTATGCAGGAAATTGAAGAAGATTTAG
- the LOC115694831 gene encoding uncharacterized protein LOC115694831 isoform X3, giving the protein MQLDVDLLDDFLSDSKTNNTGHKFRPKMKAQPRKGGTRGVASGFSNLMDRTVLCSIEEDPSLSAVQDSLQSENVVTDGNGDWQSSLGKSLGENADIFSVLECLDDFITETTCDLGSETSKPQSKVHTNENLSFPADPSFDSSSFTICDVAPSQICSDYHSTQDPVSFSNTTVSDEPEEAQSNDGRSKTMVAENLFDFEVYEGNVASGQCAGKFQPNPKLGKGKKKPSTREPQAEVSSGVPYVHNVPQVNSILEFPSEGDAEPTNFAKATYSEVVEDDPVVEEVSQMVLEEAKDLLLLCRKLKKI; this is encoded by the exons ATGCAGCTTGATGtggatcttttggatgatttcCTCTCTGATTCCAAGACAAATAACA caggTCATAAGTTCCGGCCTAAGATGAAGGCTCAGCCTCGAAAGGGCGGAACTAGAGGAGTTGCGTCcggtttttcaaatttaatggaCAGAACAGTTTTATGCTCTATCGAGGAGGATCCTTCGCTGTCAGCTGTCCAGGACTCTTTGCAATCAGAGAATGTGGTTACAGATGGAAATGGGGATTGGCAATCTAGCTTGGGGAAATCCTTAGGAGAG AATGCAGACATATTTTCTGTGTTGGAATGTCTTGATGATTTTATTACTGAAACTACATGTGATTTAG GGAGTGAGACGAGCAAGCCACAGTCTAAGGTTCATACGAACGAAAATTTGAGTTTTCCTGCTGATCCATCATTTGACTCTTCATCATTTACAATATGTGATGTTGCACCATCTCAAATTTGTTCTGATTATCATTCAACACAAGATCCAGTGTCCTTCAGTAATACTACTGTTTCTGACGAACCAGAGGAAGCTCAGAGTAACGATGGAAGGTCAAAAACAATG GTTGCTGAGAACTTGTTTGATTTCGAAGTGTATGAGGGAAATGTTGCATCTG GTCAATGTGCTGGCAAATTTCAACCCAACCCCAAGTTGGGGAAAGGGAAAAAGAAACCTAGTACAAGGGAACCTCAAGCTGAAGTTAGTTCTGGTGTGCCTTATGTCCATAATGTTCCTCAAGTGAACTCTATCTTGGAATTTCCAAGTGAAG GGGATGCAGAACCAACCAATTTTGCAAAAGCTACCTACTCAGAAGTGGTAGAAGATGACCCTGTAGTGGAAGAAGTG AGCCAAATGGTCTTAGAAGAAGCCAAAGATCTTCTGCTGCTATGCAGGAAATTGAAGAAGATTTAG
- the LOC115694831 gene encoding uncharacterized protein LOC115694831 isoform X5 — MQLDVDLLDDFLSDSKTNNSHKFRPKMKAQPRKGGTRGVASGFSNLMDRTVLCSIEEDPSLSAVQDSLQSENVVTDGNGDWQSSLGKSLGENADIFSVLECLDDFITETTCDLGSETSKPQSKVHTNENLSFPADPSFDSSSFTICDVAPSQICSDYHSTQDPVSFSNTTVSDEPEEAQSNDGRSKTMVAENLFDFEVYEGNVASGQCAGKFQPNPKLGKGKKKPSTREPQAEVSSGVPYVHNVPQVNSILEFPSEGDAEPTNFAKATYSEVVEDDPVVEEVSQMVLEEAKDLLLLCRKLKKI; from the exons ATGCAGCTTGATGtggatcttttggatgatttcCTCTCTGATTCCAAGACAAATAACA gTCATAAGTTCCGGCCTAAGATGAAGGCTCAGCCTCGAAAGGGCGGAACTAGAGGAGTTGCGTCcggtttttcaaatttaatggaCAGAACAGTTTTATGCTCTATCGAGGAGGATCCTTCGCTGTCAGCTGTCCAGGACTCTTTGCAATCAGAGAATGTGGTTACAGATGGAAATGGGGATTGGCAATCTAGCTTGGGGAAATCCTTAGGAGAG AATGCAGACATATTTTCTGTGTTGGAATGTCTTGATGATTTTATTACTGAAACTACATGTGATTTAG GGAGTGAGACGAGCAAGCCACAGTCTAAGGTTCATACGAACGAAAATTTGAGTTTTCCTGCTGATCCATCATTTGACTCTTCATCATTTACAATATGTGATGTTGCACCATCTCAAATTTGTTCTGATTATCATTCAACACAAGATCCAGTGTCCTTCAGTAATACTACTGTTTCTGACGAACCAGAGGAAGCTCAGAGTAACGATGGAAGGTCAAAAACAATG GTTGCTGAGAACTTGTTTGATTTCGAAGTGTATGAGGGAAATGTTGCATCTG GTCAATGTGCTGGCAAATTTCAACCCAACCCCAAGTTGGGGAAAGGGAAAAAGAAACCTAGTACAAGGGAACCTCAAGCTGAAGTTAGTTCTGGTGTGCCTTATGTCCATAATGTTCCTCAAGTGAACTCTATCTTGGAATTTCCAAGTGAAG GGGATGCAGAACCAACCAATTTTGCAAAAGCTACCTACTCAGAAGTGGTAGAAGATGACCCTGTAGTGGAAGAAGTG AGCCAAATGGTCTTAGAAGAAGCCAAAGATCTTCTGCTGCTATGCAGGAAATTGAAGAAGATTTAG
- the LOC115694831 gene encoding transcription factor TFIIIB component B'' isoform X1 — protein sequence MQEIEEDLGQLFEEEDNDEEYRVDNKSKKKKAVRKLEEPASGKEKPVRKRKRSKQASEEKIREPPKKFSHSTRRKKRIVDQALLEMPEDEIDPQRLPIKDLILLAEHRERVAIKDAAKLKTPQTNQSADDSFRQGVSHNEEMFHSEQGQNSDDEQPTYSAQPSSSYVNYHSFMDKTPSTRWSKNDTELFYEAVQQIGTDFSIIQQLFPNRTRKQLKMKFKKEERQHPLRLSDSLNNRSKDHSHFESVIKRLQELAAQAKQEAIGNESNWHPGEEEMEEPTHNANEEHTKSELDVVVKDQEQKMEVTDLQKSPLKYDEGDDDPDRWNNYDDY from the exons ATGCAGGAAATTGAAGAAGATTTAGGGCAGCTTTTTGAAGAAGAGGATAATGATGAGGAATATAGAGTGGATAATAAatctaaaaagaaaaaggctgtAAGAAAGTTAGAGGAACCTGCTTCTGGAAAAGAGAAACCTGTTAGAAAGCGCAAAAGATCGAAGCAAGCATCAGAGGAGAAAATTAGAGAACCTCCCAAAAAGTTCTCTCATTCGACTCGTCGTAAAAAAAGGATTG TGGACCAGGCATTACTTGAAATGCCAGAAGATGAAATTGATCCACAGAGGTTACCTATCAAAGATCTTATTCTTCTTGCCGAGCACAGAGAGCGAGTGGCG ATTAAAGATGCAGCAAAGCTTAAGACACCACAGACAAATCAAAG CGCTGATGATTCTTTCCGTCAGGGTGTTTCTCACAATGAAGAGATGTTTCATTCAGAACAGGGCCAAAACTCTGATGACGAGCAACCAACTTACAGTGCCCAGCCAAGCTCCAGTTATGTTAATTATCATTCATTTATGGACAAAACACCCAGTACAAGGTGGTCAAAAAACGACACTGAACTTTTCTATGAG GCTGTTCAACAAATTGGGACAGATTTTAGCATTATACAACAACTTTTTCCAAATCGAACACGGAAACAATTGAAGATGAAATTTAAGAAGGAAGAGCGTCAACATCCCTTAAGGCTATCTGATTCCCTGAATAATCGCTCAAAAG ATCATTCCCATTTTGAGTCAGTGATCAAGAGACTACAAGAACTTGCTGCTCAAGCAAAGCAAGAGGCCATTGGGAATGAGTCCAATTGGCACCCAGGGGAGGAAGAAATGGAGGAGCCTACCCATAATGCTAAT GAAGAACATACAAAATCTGAGTTGGATGTGGTTGTTAAAGATCAAGAACAGAAAATGGAAGTTACCGATCTTCAAAAGAGTCCTTTGAAGTACGATGAAGGCGACGATGACCCAGATAGGTGGAACAATTATGATGATTATTAG